In one window of Legionella fallonii LLAP-10 DNA:
- a CDS encoding ATP-grasp domain-containing protein — protein sequence MESYKSSLAVGNEKLVGQSNSNIKAQRFRFCLRPSQSPTYYNLCHYLQEKGWKRTYFNWWAHFSEKNFQFDFHAAQCLEFKHSLAALVAQFCPNVMPLTYCINDDNWFAILNEIADEYYRKDNQLLDQMEHVAWILKPALLNNGQHIKIFEKLSQLEQHYLSADRLGGQHVLQRYLWQPHLLKGPQFGHKYSIRMFVVLTNYAGAYLYPEGYFNVGLRPYQTDNFIDLRPHLTNEHLSDDELNVVQIRTRQYDLFKPFYPQIKNIISEVIHGLQQLYPQAFICRKQKALAIFGFDFIVDSKSQVWLLEANHAPCFPISAGHPLQHTLYHDFWQALIANFIIPIALQQSVNTVKYELFDAVGAGI from the coding sequence ATGGAGTCCTATAAAAGCTCCCTTGCCGTAGGAAATGAAAAATTGGTAGGGCAAAGTAATAGTAATATAAAAGCGCAACGATTTCGTTTTTGTTTACGACCATCACAATCGCCCACTTATTATAATTTATGTCATTACTTGCAAGAAAAAGGGTGGAAGCGCACTTATTTTAATTGGTGGGCTCATTTTAGTGAAAAGAATTTTCAATTTGATTTTCATGCCGCGCAGTGCCTGGAGTTTAAACACTCGTTAGCCGCTTTGGTTGCTCAATTTTGTCCAAACGTCATGCCGCTCACCTATTGTATCAATGATGACAATTGGTTTGCCATATTAAATGAAATAGCAGATGAATATTATAGAAAAGACAATCAATTGCTTGATCAGATGGAACACGTTGCGTGGATATTAAAGCCTGCTCTATTAAATAATGGTCAGCATATTAAGATATTTGAAAAACTCAGCCAGTTAGAGCAACATTATCTTAGTGCCGATCGCTTGGGGGGCCAGCATGTCTTACAACGTTATCTGTGGCAACCTCACTTACTAAAAGGTCCGCAATTCGGACATAAATACAGTATTCGTATGTTTGTCGTACTCACTAATTACGCCGGCGCTTATCTTTATCCCGAAGGGTATTTCAATGTAGGGCTTCGTCCTTACCAGACCGATAATTTTATTGATTTACGCCCTCATTTAACCAATGAGCACTTAAGTGACGATGAACTAAATGTAGTGCAGATTCGCACACGACAATATGATTTATTTAAACCTTTTTATCCCCAAATTAAGAATATCATCTCCGAAGTAATTCATGGATTGCAGCAATTATATCCTCAAGCCTTTATTTGTAGAAAACAGAAGGCATTGGCTATTTTCGGTTTTGACTTTATCGTCGATAGTAAATCACAGGTATGGCTATTAGAAGCAAACCATGCCCCTTGCTTTCCGATTAGTGCCGGGCATCCTTTACAACATACTCTCTATCATGATTTTTGGCAGGCGTTGATTGCTAATTTTATTATTCCTATAGCCTTACAACAATCAGTGAATACGGTTAAGTATGAGTTATTCGACGCGGTGGGTGCAGGGATCTGA
- a CDS encoding arginine repressor, with protein sequence MTKDAVLDGYIVNIIQSHNISEQMELQNYLKAKGYDVPQATLSRRLKKLKIAKVSGLYKVVDFASSNAPLVLGIHVSEYGLIVLHTEPGNANSLGYFIDQKYVNFHSFDDKDSGILGTIAGDDTLLLIIKGKDYLGKVSLLLQKEFPYLSV encoded by the coding sequence ATGACAAAAGATGCGGTACTTGATGGATATATCGTGAATATTATTCAAAGTCATAATATTTCTGAGCAAATGGAATTACAAAATTATTTAAAAGCAAAAGGCTATGATGTCCCCCAAGCTACTTTATCGCGTCGATTAAAGAAGTTAAAAATTGCCAAAGTATCCGGTCTATATAAAGTAGTCGATTTTGCCTCTTCAAATGCTCCTTTAGTGCTAGGCATTCATGTTTCCGAATATGGCCTTATTGTACTGCATACTGAACCAGGTAATGCGAACAGTCTTGGCTATTTTATTGACCAAAAATATGTAAATTTCCATTCTTTTGATGATAAAGATTCTGGGATACTGGGAACCATCGCTGGTGATGATACTTTATTGTTAATTATCAAGGGTAAAGATTACTTAGGAAAAGTATCACTGTTGTTGCAGAAAGAGTTTCCTTATCTGAGCGTTTAA
- a CDS encoding MBL fold metallo-hydrolase has translation MYYRYEHSWTGVIACLTVIALFYFFYTAPSWSTTSQERYHFKVIPLGTSGGEFQNNLSAYLVAANQSNEWISLDAGTLCSEINNLPLNELNALGIQSPQQLFTEKIKAYLISHAHLDHINGLVICSTIDRHKNILGINSTIDYIRDNIFNWKVWPNFGDEGSKPLLKQFHYSRLELGKKTSVPNTRFWVTAFPLNHGHGYPSTAFLLEANNNYLLYLGDTGADQVEHSQDLKQLWQGIAPLIREHKLNALFIECSYPDSRLDSLLFGHLKPQWVLNELHELAKDVDSKQPQAALKGLNVVITHIKQGIGEKDNWREILRELNEKNDLGVHFIVPIQGKVLNF, from the coding sequence GTGTACTATCGTTATGAGCATTCTTGGACAGGGGTTATTGCTTGTCTCACTGTTATTGCTTTATTTTATTTCTTTTACACGGCGCCGTCTTGGTCCACAACTAGCCAGGAACGCTATCACTTTAAAGTAATTCCTTTGGGTACTTCGGGCGGAGAGTTTCAAAACAATTTATCTGCTTATTTAGTTGCAGCTAATCAGTCTAATGAGTGGATTTCTTTAGATGCGGGTACTTTATGTAGTGAAATTAATAATCTTCCACTTAATGAATTGAACGCGCTCGGCATTCAATCACCCCAACAGTTATTCACGGAAAAAATAAAAGCCTATTTAATTTCTCATGCACATCTCGATCATATCAACGGGCTAGTCATTTGCTCGACTATAGACCGACATAAAAATATTTTGGGGATCAATTCAACTATTGATTACATCAGGGATAACATTTTTAATTGGAAAGTTTGGCCTAATTTTGGCGATGAAGGTAGCAAACCTTTATTGAAGCAATTTCATTATTCGCGATTGGAACTTGGTAAAAAAACATCAGTCCCCAATACTCGTTTTTGGGTAACAGCATTTCCTTTAAACCATGGACATGGCTACCCTTCTACCGCATTTTTATTAGAAGCGAATAATAATTATCTTCTGTATTTAGGTGATACAGGGGCTGATCAGGTAGAACATAGTCAAGATCTAAAACAGCTGTGGCAAGGCATTGCTCCTTTAATTCGAGAGCATAAACTTAATGCCCTATTTATTGAATGTTCTTATCCTGATAGCCGTCTTGATTCGTTACTTTTTGGTCATTTAAAGCCACAATGGGTACTCAATGAGTTACATGAATTAGCTAAAGATGTTGATTCCAAGCAACCTCAGGCTGCACTTAAAGGCTTAAATGTAGTAATCACCCATATTAAACAAGGGATTGGAGAGAAGGATAACTGGCGGGAGATTTTACGTGAGCTCAATGAAAAGAACGATCTTGGCGTTCATTTCATAGTGCCGATTCAGGGAAAGGTATTAAATTTTTAA